A part of Sebastes fasciatus isolate fSebFas1 chromosome 10, fSebFas1.pri, whole genome shotgun sequence genomic DNA contains:
- the LOC141775392 gene encoding neuronal acetylcholine receptor subunit beta-2-like, which produces MAASVKAALALLVLTVATALCAEVEERLVSHLLSPERYNKLIRPAVNNSQQVTIYIQVSLAQLINVNEREQIMTTNCWLSQVWNDYRLMWDPEEYEGIKKIRLPSQHIWLPDIVLYNNADGTYEVSFYSNVVVSNNGEVAWLPPAIYKSACKIEVRDFPFDQQNCTLKFRSWTYDHTEIDLILLSDFASRDDFKPSGEWDIVSLPGRKNEDPNDIRYLDITYDFIIKRKPLFYTINLIIPCILITSLAILVFYLPSDCGEKMTLCISVLLALTVFLLLISKIVPPTSLAVPLIGKYLMFSMVLVTFSIVTSVCVLNVHHRSPSTHTMPPWVKRIFLYRLPSYLFMRRPGSSNIREKFRKRQQQRSYSDQRLRGADGGTGSFAGMADSSSSFFVNEESTKRYGWKISDLSENTEFRKRMTLKCNIDVEDAVDGVRYIAEKMKSEDNDEGIIEDWKYVAMVIDRLFLWIFVFVCVVGTLGLFMQPLFQNYNTPIID; this is translated from the exons ctgccTTGTGTGCGGAGGTGGAGGAGCGGCTGGTGAGTCACCTGTTATCACCAGAGCGCTACAACAAGCTAATCAGACCAGCTGTCAACAACAGCCAGCAAGTCACCATTTACATCCAGGTGTCTCTGGCCCAGCTGATCAACGTG AACGAGAGGGAGCAGATCATGACCACCAACTGCTGGCTCAGTCAG GTATGGAATGACTACAGATTAATGTGGGACCCTGAAGAGTACGAGGGAATCAAGAAAATCCGGCTCCCGTCACAACACATCTGGCTGCCGGACATCGTCCTTTACAACAA TGCTGATGGGACCTATGAAGTTTCCTTCTACTCAAACGTCGTGGTCTCCAACAACGGCGAGGTGGCCTGGCTCCCACCAGCTATCTACAAGTCGGCCTGCAAAATCGAAGTCCGTGATTTCCCTTTCGACCAGCAGAACTGCACGCTCAAGTTTCGCTCCTGGACCTATGACCACACTGAGATCGATCTCATCCTCCTCAGTGATTTTGCCTCACGTGACGACTTCAAACCCAGCGGTGAGTGGGATATTGTTTCACTGCCTGGACGCAAGAACGAAGACCCTAATGACATCAGGTACTTGGATAtcacctatgactttattatcaagAGAAAACCTCTCTTCTACACCATCAACCTGATCATTCCCTGCATCCTGATCACGTCGCTGGCTATTCTGGTATTCTACCTCCCGTCAGACTGTGGTGAGAAGATGACTCTCTGTATCTCTGTCCTCTTGGCCCTGACTGTGTTTTTACTTCTTATCTCAAAGATTGTGCCACCCACATCTTTAGCAGTGCCTCTGATTGGAAAGTATCTGATGTTTTCAATGGTGCTGGTCACCTTCTCCATCGTCACCAGCGTTTGCGTGCTCAACGTTCACCATCGGTCCCCCAGTACGCACACCATGCCTCCTTGGGTCAAGCGTATCTTCCTGTACCGGCTCCCCTCTTACCTCTTCATGCGGAGACCCGGTAGCTCCAACATTCGCGAGAAGTTCCGGAAAAGACAGCAGCAGCGATCGTACTCTGACCAAAGGCTGCGTGGAGCCGACGGAGGGACTGGAAGTTTTGCAGGAATGGCAGattcctcctcatccttcttCGTGAACGAGGAGTCGACCAAACGCTACGGCTGGAAGATCAGCGACTTGTCAGAGAACACTGAGTTCAGGAAGAGGATGACGCTCAAGTGCAACATTGACGTGGAGGATGCGGTGGATGGAGTGCGCTACATCGCTGAGAAGATGAAGAGCGAGGATAATGATGAAGGG ATCATTGAAGACTGGAAGTACGTGGCCATGGTGATCGACCGTCTCTTCCTGTGGATCTTTGTGTTCGTCTGTGTGGTCGGGACGCTGGGCCTCTTCATGCAGCCTCTCTTCCAGAATTACAACACTCCCATTATTGATTAG